A genomic stretch from Edaphobacter aggregans includes:
- a CDS encoding SIS domain-containing protein, whose product MSNTPANPADPLLPSDFVRIEVAALNELALRLDGPMLAPFTQAVNLLLRSAITQNRIIVTGIGKSGIIARKIAATLRSTGTPAHYLHPADALHGDLGMLSRGDTVLALSASGETEELLRLLPLLKRLADKLITLCGCATSTLAQASDITLDTSVSVEACPLNLAPTASTTVMLALGDALALEVSRRRGWKAEDFAELHPGGRLGKRLARVRDLMHSGDALPQVSPATPMPQVIYEMSRKKLGMTTVLSIEDSNAGQLLGMISDGDLRRLLERDGPHALERTAGEIMNPNPLTIDANAFASSALALMEEKKITSLIVTTPNGQAEGVLHLHDLWTLELI is encoded by the coding sequence ATGTCCAACACACCCGCCAACCCGGCAGACCCCCTTCTCCCCTCCGACTTCGTCCGCATCGAAGTCGCCGCCCTCAACGAGCTAGCTCTCCGCCTCGACGGCCCCATGCTCGCCCCCTTCACCCAGGCCGTCAATCTCCTCCTCCGATCCGCCATCACGCAGAACCGCATCATCGTCACCGGCATTGGCAAAAGCGGCATCATCGCTCGCAAGATCGCAGCCACCCTTCGCTCCACCGGAACACCTGCCCATTATCTCCACCCGGCTGACGCCCTCCACGGCGATCTCGGCATGCTCTCCCGCGGCGACACCGTCCTCGCCCTCTCCGCCAGCGGCGAAACCGAGGAGCTCCTACGCCTCCTTCCCCTCCTCAAGCGCCTCGCCGACAAGCTCATCACCCTCTGTGGCTGCGCCACCTCTACCCTCGCCCAAGCCAGCGACATCACCCTCGACACCAGCGTCTCCGTCGAAGCCTGCCCCCTCAATCTCGCCCCCACAGCCTCCACCACCGTCATGCTCGCCCTCGGCGACGCCCTCGCCCTCGAAGTAAGCCGTCGCCGAGGCTGGAAGGCCGAAGACTTCGCCGAACTCCACCCCGGAGGCCGCCTTGGCAAACGCCTGGCCCGCGTCCGCGACCTCATGCACTCCGGCGATGCCCTCCCGCAAGTCTCCCCAGCCACGCCCATGCCCCAAGTCATCTACGAGATGTCCCGCAAAAAACTAGGCATGACCACAGTCCTCTCTATCGAAGACAGCAACGCCGGCCAACTCCTCGGCATGATCAGCGACGGAGACCTACGCCGCCTCCTCGAGCGCGACGGCCCCCACGCCCTCGAGCGCACCGCCGGCGAGATCATGAACCCCAACCCCCTCACCATCGACGCGAACGCCTTCGCCTCCTCGGCCCTCGCCCTCATGGAAGAAAAGAAAATCACCTCGCTGATCGTCACCACCCCCAACGGCCAAGCAGAAGGCGTCCTGCACCTGCACGACCTCTGGACCCTCGAACTCATCTAG
- the serB gene encoding phosphoserine phosphatase SerB, with amino-acid sequence MNETVLIHLSGPNQPGLTAVLTAILANYHACVLDIGQAVVHETLVLGLLIEIPPDNLLHLQNALVEKSSELNLQVSFKPVSKSDLEHWIYSQGKDRFIITILGRAISANHLARVSAIIEEHGLNVDRIERLSGRRSLAVHSSKSNACVELHASGNATSEASMRADFLATAHDLRIDIAFQRESIFRRNRRLFAFDMDSTLIQGEVIDELAKMAGVADKVVAITESAMRGEIEFQESFRRRVSLLRGLPEQKVHELLGTIPLVEGAEQLISTLKLLGYKTAILSGGFTFFARNLQQRLGIDYVFANELDIVDGKVSGQVKTEIVDGARKAELLRQIARKENISLEQVVAVGDGANDLPMLGIAGMGIAFRAKPIVRQTAGHAVSFLGLDSLLYLIGVRDRDFDEFLSTSLERRDSFQT; translated from the coding sequence ATGAACGAAACAGTACTGATTCATCTCTCTGGTCCAAATCAACCGGGACTTACCGCGGTCCTGACCGCAATTCTGGCCAATTACCATGCCTGTGTGCTTGATATCGGGCAGGCTGTTGTCCATGAAACGCTTGTCCTTGGCCTTCTCATCGAGATCCCGCCCGACAATCTTCTCCACCTTCAAAACGCTCTGGTTGAAAAATCCAGTGAGTTGAACCTGCAGGTCAGTTTCAAGCCTGTAAGCAAATCAGATCTGGAGCATTGGATCTATTCGCAAGGAAAGGATCGCTTCATCATCACCATTCTCGGACGAGCGATCTCCGCGAACCATCTTGCCCGGGTGAGCGCCATCATCGAGGAGCATGGCCTGAACGTGGACCGCATCGAACGACTCTCCGGAAGGAGATCGCTTGCGGTGCATAGCTCCAAATCAAATGCTTGTGTCGAGTTGCATGCGAGCGGAAATGCTACTTCCGAAGCCTCCATGCGAGCCGATTTTCTTGCGACTGCCCATGATCTGCGAATTGACATCGCCTTCCAGCGTGAGAGCATCTTCCGTCGCAACCGTCGCCTCTTCGCCTTCGACATGGATTCCACATTGATCCAGGGCGAAGTCATCGACGAACTAGCAAAGATGGCAGGAGTAGCCGATAAGGTGGTGGCTATTACCGAATCAGCCATGCGCGGCGAGATCGAATTCCAGGAGAGCTTCAGACGGCGCGTATCGTTGCTGCGCGGACTTCCAGAGCAGAAGGTGCATGAACTACTGGGGACGATTCCTCTGGTCGAGGGAGCAGAGCAGTTAATTAGCACGCTCAAGTTGCTTGGTTATAAGACGGCAATCCTATCGGGAGGCTTCACTTTCTTCGCCCGGAATCTACAGCAGCGCCTGGGAATCGACTATGTATTCGCCAACGAACTGGACATCGTCGACGGTAAGGTCAGCGGGCAAGTCAAGACCGAGATCGTGGATGGTGCACGAAAGGCCGAATTGTTGCGCCAGATTGCCCGCAAAGAGAATATTTCGCTCGAGCAAGTGGTTGCAGTAGGCGACGGGGCCAACGATCTCCCCATGCTCGGAATAGCAGGAATGGGCATCGCCTTCCGGGCAAAACCCATCGTTCGGCAAACAGCTGGCCATGCGGTCTCGTTTCTGGGACTGGACAGCCTGCTCTATTTGATCGGGGTGCGAGATCGGGATTTTGATGAATTTCTATCGACTTCTCTCGAGAGGAGGGATTCATTCCAAACATAA